The Deltaproteobacteria bacterium genome window below encodes:
- a CDS encoding serine/threonine protein kinase — protein sequence MDRIGEYLVRRLVGEGGMGKVYEAEERLSKRRVALKVLRPELARSEEGRRLFLNEMTILASLDHPNIVRALSCSEIEGELVMALEFLSGFTLREVLTQRGRLPWAEVVGIAAQMAAALGAAHRQQPPIVHRDLKPENVIVMPDGQVKVMDFGIAKVMQALSKTTTHSVGTLQYMSPEQIDATGVDARSDLYSLGLVMYEMLAGRAPFESASPRELLNLQCTAAAPALPDEARAGLPRGLERLVYQLLEKQPDARPADAAAVLMVLEDFRTDVMPGGRTLLPAANEPATRTGATVVPGVTAPAPARAATRPRDSTPRIADTIGLVERAAGPRTIGTGWAIAMIVAATAAAAGITYVVRTQLATPTASTSPATIPATVRP from the coding sequence ATGGATCGCATCGGCGAATACCTCGTGCGCCGCCTGGTCGGCGAGGGGGGCATGGGCAAGGTCTACGAGGCCGAGGAGCGCCTCAGCAAGCGCCGGGTCGCGCTCAAGGTGCTGCGGCCGGAGCTCGCGCGCTCCGAGGAGGGGCGGCGGCTCTTCCTCAACGAGATGACGATCCTCGCCAGCCTCGATCACCCCAACATCGTGCGCGCGCTGTCCTGCAGCGAGATCGAGGGCGAGCTGGTGATGGCGCTCGAGTTCCTCTCGGGCTTCACGCTGCGCGAGGTGCTGACCCAGCGCGGGCGCCTGCCGTGGGCCGAGGTGGTGGGCATCGCGGCGCAGATGGCCGCGGCCCTGGGCGCCGCCCACCGCCAGCAGCCGCCGATCGTGCACCGCGATCTCAAGCCCGAGAACGTCATCGTGATGCCCGACGGGCAGGTCAAGGTGATGGACTTCGGCATCGCCAAGGTCATGCAGGCGCTGTCGAAGACCACCACCCACAGCGTCGGCACGCTGCAGTACATGAGCCCCGAGCAGATCGACGCGACCGGGGTCGACGCGCGCTCGGACCTCTACAGCCTGGGCCTGGTGATGTACGAGATGCTGGCCGGGCGCGCGCCGTTCGAGTCGGCGTCGCCGCGCGAGCTGCTGAACCTGCAGTGCACCGCCGCTGCGCCGGCGCTGCCCGACGAGGCCCGCGCGGGCCTGCCCCGCGGGCTCGAGCGCCTGGTGTACCAGCTGCTCGAGAAGCAGCCCGACGCGCGCCCGGCCGATGCGGCGGCGGTGTTGATGGTGCTCGAGGACTTCCGCACCGACGTCATGCCCGGGGGACGCACGCTGCTGCCGGCGGCGAACGAGCCCGCGACGCGCACCGGCGCCACGGTGGTGCCCGGCGTCACCGCGCCCGCGCCGGCCCGTGCAGCCACGCGCCCACGCGACTCGACCCCGCGGATCGCCGACACCATCGGCTTGGTCGAGCGCGCCGCGGGCCCGCGCACGATCGGCACCGGCTGGGCGATCGCGATGATCGTCGCCGCGACCGCTGCCGCGGCTGGCATCACCTACGTCGTGCGCACGCAGCTCGCGACGCCGACCGCCAGCACCTCACCCGCCACGATCCCCGCGACCGTCCGCCCGTGA
- a CDS encoding haloacid dehalogenase-like hydrolase: MTPTIHLFDIDGTLLDGDGAGRRAMETAFAQCVGEAATAGLRALRFAGMTDPAIVRAGLRAAAIAADDDARHIAAVIARYLELLPSCIAEAARFRAHDGVLAVLDALRGAAEVAIGLGTGNVEPGARLKLTPLGIGDRFAFGGYGSDHEDRAELIAIAAARGAAQLGRPRSACRVVVIGDTPKDIAAAQAIGAESLAVATSFYDAAALRAAGATLAVQDLAQPEALAFLRG, from the coding sequence TTGACCCCGACGATCCATCTGTTCGACATCGACGGCACCCTGCTCGACGGCGACGGGGCCGGCCGACGTGCGATGGAGACCGCGTTCGCGCAGTGCGTGGGCGAGGCCGCGACCGCTGGCCTGCGCGCGCTACGGTTCGCGGGCATGACCGACCCGGCGATCGTGCGCGCCGGTCTCCGCGCGGCAGCGATCGCGGCCGACGACGATGCGCGGCACATCGCCGCCGTGATCGCGCGCTACCTGGAGCTGCTGCCCTCGTGCATCGCCGAGGCCGCCCGCTTCCGTGCCCACGACGGCGTGCTCGCGGTGCTCGACGCGCTGCGCGGGGCCGCCGAGGTCGCGATCGGGCTCGGCACCGGCAACGTCGAGCCCGGGGCCCGGCTCAAGCTGACGCCGCTGGGCATCGGAGATCGCTTCGCGTTCGGCGGCTACGGATCCGACCACGAGGACCGCGCGGAGCTGATCGCGATCGCGGCCGCGCGCGGGGCCGCGCAGCTGGGCCGGCCGCGATCGGCGTGCCGGGTGGTCGTCATCGGTGACACCCCCAAGGACATCGCCGCTGCGCAGGCCATCGGCGCCGAGTCGCTCGCGGTCGCGACCAGCTTCTACGACGCCGCCGCGCTGCGAGCGGCCGGCGCGACCCTGGCCGTGCAGGACCTGGCGCAGCCCGAGGCGCTCGCGTTCCTGCGCGGGTGA